The stretch of DNA CATCTGCCAGGACCGCCGCTTCCTTTATACGCACATGAAAGGGCTGGAAAGCTACTTCCACTACCGCAACCTCGACGTGTCGACGCTCAAGGAGCTGGCCGCGCGCTGGGCGCCGGACGTGCGCGACAGCTTCAAGAAGGGCAGCACCCACCTGGCGCTGGATGACATCCGCGAATCGATCGCCGAGCTGCAGCACTACCGCAAGCACTTCATCAAGTTCTGATTGAGCGGTGTCTGCACTGACGTCTTCGCGAGCAAGCCCGCTCCCACAATTTGGAATGCGTTGTCTGTGGGAGCGGGCTTGCTCGCGAAGAGGGCGTCAGAGTCACCGGAAGATTCAAGTCAGACATGCATCCCCGAGCGCGCCCCCTTCTGGTGCGGCGCTGAAATGGCTAGACTGCGCGCCTTCCTGCCAGGACCGCCGCCATGTTGCTGATGCTCTATCTGATCGCCATTACCGCTGAAGCCATGACTGGCGCGCTGTCTGCCGGACGGCGCGGCATGGACTGGTTCGGTGTGGTGCTGATCGCCTGCGTCACCGCGCTGGGTGGCGGTTCGGTGCGCGACGTGTTGCTCGGGCATTACCCGCTGACTTGGGTCAAACACCCGGAATACCTGGTGCTGACCTCGGCAGCAGCGATGCTCACCGTGTTCACCGCCCGCTGGATGCGTCACTTGCGTTCGCTGTTTCTGGTGCTTGATGCGGTCGGCCTGGTGGCCTTCACCCTGATCGGCTGCATGACCGCACTGGAAATGGGCCACGGCATGCTGGTGGCTTCGGTCAGCGGCGTGATCACCGGGGTGTTCGGCGGCATCCTGCGCGACATCTTCTGCAACGACATCCCGCTGATCTTCCGCCGTGAGCTGTACGCCAGCGTCTCGTTCGCGGCGGCGTGGTGCTACATGCTCTGCCTGTACCTGAATGTGCCGAGCGAGCAGGCAATCCTGATCACCTTGTTCGGCGGCTTCCTGTTACGGCTGCTGGCGATCCGGTTCCACTGGGAAATGCCCAAGTTCGTCTATAACGACGCACCTTGACGTCACGCTGGCGGGCGCGTGGAAATATTCTGTTGGGAATGTTGCATAGATGTCGCGCCTCTAAATAGGGTAAAAAATAAAGCCTAAAGGGGGTATTTTGTTCTGAAATACCCTATTTGAGTCTTTTTACCTCATTTAGAAGGCTGCC from Pseudomonas sp. P8_229 encodes:
- a CDS encoding trimeric intracellular cation channel family protein encodes the protein MLLMLYLIAITAEAMTGALSAGRRGMDWFGVVLIACVTALGGGSVRDVLLGHYPLTWVKHPEYLVLTSAAAMLTVFTARWMRHLRSLFLVLDAVGLVAFTLIGCMTALEMGHGMLVASVSGVITGVFGGILRDIFCNDIPLIFRRELYASVSFAAAWCYMLCLYLNVPSEQAILITLFGGFLLRLLAIRFHWEMPKFVYNDAP